Below is a window of Thermus neutrinimicus DNA.
GGTGCTCCTCGTCCACTATGAGAAGCCCCAGGTCCTTAAACCGCACATCCCCCCCTAAAAGGCGGTGGGTGCCGATGACCACGTCCACCGTGCCCGCCTCGAGGCCCTTGAGGATGGCCTCCTCCTCTCCTTCCGGGGTAAAGCGGGAAAGGACTCCGATCCGCACGGGAAGGCCAGCAAACCGCTCCCGGAAGGTCCTACCGTGCTGTTCCGCCAGGAGGGTGGTGGGGACCAAAAAGGCCACCTGGGCCCCGTGCCCCACCACCCGATGGGCAGCCCGGAGGGCGATCTCCGTTTTGCCAAAGCCCACGTCCCCGGAGATGAGCCGGTCCATGGGGAAGGGGGCCTCGAGGTCCCGCAAGACCTCCTCCAGGGCCTGCTTCTGGTCTGGGGTGAGCTGGTGGGGGAAGCCCCTTTCGATGAGGGGATCCCACTCCGGCAACGGGGGGTAGGCCCGGCCCGGGGTAGCCTTGCGCTTGGCCTGAAGGACGAGAAGCCTTGCCGCCAGCTCCTCCACGTCCTTTCTAGCCTTCTCCTTAAGCCGTTGCCACTCCCCTTTGCCCAGGGAGGAAAGCTCCGGCGGGTCGTCCGTGGTGCCAGGGTGGCGCTTGAGAAGGGGCAGTTGGTCCACCGGCAGGTAGAGCTTCCCCTCCCCCTTGTAGCGGAGGACCAGGTAGTCCCGCTTCACCCCCAGGACCTCCCGGGTCTCCAGGCCCAGGTACTGCCCCACCCCATGGTCGGGGTGGATGAGGAAATCCCCAGGGGAAAGGGCCCCGGGGTCGGTGATCCCCTCCCCCGCCCGTAACCGGGCCCGCACCGCCCCCGTGGCGAAGATCAGGGCCTCGGTAAGGAGGACCTCCTCCTCCCACTCCGCTCCCCCCTCAAAGGCACCCTGGAGCAGGGAAAGCTCACCCCTGGGTCCCGGATAGCGCTCAAGCACCCGGGGCCTAAAGGGAGCAAGCCGCCTTTTCAGGTAGTCCAGGGTGCGCCCGTGGGCCACGAACAGGCTGACCCGCCTCCCTTCCCCGAGCCAGCGGGCAAGGTCCTTTTCCAGGGCTTTGAGGCTCCCCCTATAGGGGGTAAGGGGCCTCACCGCCAGGTCCAAGGGGGAGAGCTCCACCCCACCCCCCAGGGCCACCACCTGACGCCCTTCCAGCAAGGGCCAGATCTCCTTGGGGGCCAGGGCCGGGGTGTCCAGGTACACGGGGCCGGGAAAGTGGAGGAGCTTTTTGGAGGTAAAGGCTTCCGCCTTGCCCGGTTTGGGTAGAAGGATGTGCCGCCTCCGTTCCTCTCCCTCCACCAAAAGCCTCTCCAGCTCGTCCCCAAAGAACTCCAGCCGGACCCCGGAAAACTCCACCACCTCCCCCAGCACCCGATAATCCTCATCCCGGGCGTACCCCATGCGCAGGAGGCGGTCCAGCAACTCCCCTCGAGGATAGCTTCGGCCCACCTCCAAAACGAGCCGCCAGGCGGAGGGGTCCTCGGGGAAGGGAGCGAGGGCCTCCTCATACCCCATCACGAAAAGGGCCCGCTCCTCCCAGGCCTCGAGGCCGGGGTTCACGTAAACCGGCACGCCAAAAGCCCCTAGGTCCCGGTAACGGCGCAAACGCTCCTCCGGGGCCAGGAGGAGGGCCGGGGGCCTCTCCCGGGCAAAGAGCAAGGCCGCCACCACCTGGGGCACGGCCAGGCGGTGCCCGTAATACCGATCCAAGGCGATCTCCATGGGCAAGCAGGATCCACCCCCTCTCTCCTGGGAGCCAGAGGGGGCACCCAAGGGCCTATTCTAGCGAGTAGGCGTGAACGGCTAGGGCTCCAAGACCCACGTTGGCAGCGATGGTGGCTCCGCTTCGCGTGATGCGCCCCTTTTCCAGGCGTAAGGCGCCCTCCAAGCTTTTCTTTAAGCCTTCAATCCACTCGCCCTTGGCATCGGTGTGGGCGATGGTGATCCGGGCAGGCCTTCCCTTAAGCTCCTCGAGGACCAGCCGGGCAAGAACCTCGGGCACGGCTCCTTCCCTAGCCACCTTGAGGAAGCGGATATGCCCCTTTTCGATGCGCAGGATGGGGCGAAGGCCCAGGAGGTTACCCACCACCTCCCCAAAGCGGGGAAGGCGGCCGTTCCGCGCCAAGTGGGATAAGTCGGCCACGCTGAAGTACAGGCTGGAACGCTTAAGCCTCTCCCACTCCCGCACCACGGCCTCCTCCTCTGCCCCCTTCCGCAACATCTCCACCGCCCTGAGCACCATGGCCCCAAGCCCCGCAGAGACCATGCCCGAATCCACCACCCGGATACGGGTGGGAGCCACCTTCAGGGCAGCCTCCCGAGCCCTCTCCACGGTTTTGGAAAGTTCTCCGGAGACATGCAGGGATAGGAGGCGGTCATAAACCTGAAGGTACCGTTCATAGACCTCGGCAAAGTCCTCCACCCCTGGGGGTTCGGTCACGGGCTCAGCCCCTGCTCGCATGGCTTGGTAAAGGGCATCCGGGGTAAGCTCCTGCCAATCCTTGTACCTCCTGCCCCCCAGGTGGACATAGATGGGCACAAGGCCCACCGCCTCCTCCGTCAGCACCCGCGGGGACAGGTCCGCTGCGGTATCCGTCACCAGACCCAGCTCCACGCTTCCATCCTATACCAGGTCAAAGAACACATTCGCTATAATGCTCTGTGGGTTTTGCGTATGGCTTGCAGGACAGTTATCCCCAACCTTGGCTCACCTAAATGCCTCCCCGTCACCCTACTTAGGCCCCAGGTTCCGACCCCGCCACAACCATGAAAGTGCTTTTCGTATCCAACGGACCCACAGAGGATGCTATCGGAGCTCGCATCGCTCAGGAGCTGGGCCACGAAACCTTGGCCCTGCCCTTGGTAGGTAAAGGAAAAGCCTACAAGAGCGTTGCCAGGGAAATCCTTGGACCCCGTCAGGAAATGCCCTCCGGGGGATTCATCTTCGGTAGCTGGCAAAATCTAATGAAAGACCTTAGAGCAGGTTTCCTTGGCATGACCCTAAGGCAATGGCAGACTGCCCGAAGTACACGAGGGGACGCAGTCGTTGCGGTAGGCGACGCCTACGCCCTAACAGTGGCTCTTTGGGCCGCTAAAGGCAGCCCTGTCTACCACATCAATCCCTTGGTTTCTGCCTACTATCTTGAAGGCAGGCCTTTTTGGGAACTGATATTAGACTGGGGAGGAAGCGACTTCACACCCTATGAACGCTTCCTCCTAAGGTCCGTTAAGGCGGTATTTGTCCGTGACCAAAAGAGCCTGATGCGTCTTAAAAACCTAGGGATAAGCCATGCCTACTGGTACGGCAGCTTTGCCATGGATCTCTTACCGCCGCCAGAGCGTGACTTAGCCCCCCTACTTGGCAATGACCCACTCTTGGCTTTACTCCCTGGCACCCGGGGAGACGAGCAATTTAGCCTCCCCCTTATGCTGGAAGCAAGCCGCCATATCCCTCTAACTCCTGTAGTAGCTTGGGCCAAACCCTGGGAGGCCCTTCCTCCCTTGCCAGGCTGGCAAATCGACAGAGAGGACCCCGGTTCGCTTCGCCTCACCAAGGAAGGCAAAACGGTTTGGATTTTACGAGGTGCTTTCTCGGCTATCCTTCACCGTAGCCGAATCGCCTTCGCCACAGCAGGAACTGCTAGCGAGCAAGCAGCGGGTCTAGGAGTCCCAGTTGTAAGCTTTCCTACCCCAGGCCCTCAATACACAAAGGCCTTCGCCCGAAGACAAAAGTGGCTTTTGGGTCCAGCCTTGCGCCTTGTGGAACCAGACCCCTACCGGCTAGCTGCTGAAGGTCTTCTCCTGCTGAACAGCAAGCAGGTCTACACGCAGGCGAGCCAGGCGGGGAAAACCCGCATTGGCCCACCCGGAGGGATCCTGGGTGCTGCTAATCACATCCGAAAGAGCTTGGGTGGTTAGGATAGGAACGCATGCGCCTCTACCGCGTAGGTCTCTTTACCGATGTTTACTTCCCCAACCCCAACGGGGTAACCACCAGCGTTTACCTCCTCCTCCGGGAGCTTAGGCGCATGGGGCACGAGGCCTGGGTGGTGGCGCCCCACCATCCCGAGGCCCCTGACCGCGAAGAAGGTGTGGTCCGGGTCCCCTCCGTGGCTTACCCCTTTTACGAAGGGCAGCAGATCGCCCTACCCTCTTCCCGCCACCTGCCCACGGAGTTTGAAATCATTCACACTCACACCCCCTTGACCCTGGGCGTGTGGGGCCTCAGGATTGCCCGCAATAAGGAGCTCCCCCACGTATCCACCTTCCACACCCATTACGAAAAGTACGCCCACTATGTCCCCGGTCTCGCCATCCTGGACAAGTACACGGGGATCATCCCCAGGCTCGCCAAGGCCTTCTACAACCGGGTGGAGGTGGTCATCGCCCCCACGGAACCCGTAAAGCGGCTAGCGGAGGGTTATGGCATCCAAAGGCCCATACGGGTTATCCCCACGGGTATCGACAACCGTATCCTGGAGGAAGCGCCCCTTCCCTCCCCCTCCCCCTGGCCCGAGGGGAAAAGGCGCCTCATCACCGTGGGCCGGCTGGGAAAGGAAAAGTCCTTTGGCGTGGTGCTGAGGGCCGTGGCCGAGATGGCCAGGGAGGAGGAGGTCTTCCTGGTGCACATCGGGGAAGGACCCGAGCTGGAGCCCTTGAAACGCCTGGCGGAAACCCTGGGCATCGGGAATCGGGTTCGTTTCCTGGGGACGGTACCCTACCGGTACATCGGGGGCTACTACCGGATGGCGGAGCTCTTCCTCTTCGCCAGCGAAACGGAAACCCAGGGGCTGGTGATCTGGGAGGCCCAGGCCATGGGCGTGCCGGTGGTGGCCGTGGGGGCAGAAGGGGTGCTGGAAGGGGTAGTGGACAGCCAAACCGGGTACCTGGTGGCTCCAAAGGACTTCCAGGCCCTGGCGGCCAAGGCCTTGGAGCTCCTAAAGGACGAGGAGAAACGCCGGCGCTTCAGCCTCGAGGCCCGGGCCTGGGCCATGGAACGCTCCGCAGAGCGGATCGCGGAAAAAATCGTGGCCGTATATGACGAGGCCAACGAGATCCTGCGGGTGGAACCCCGGAGGCTCATCTTTCCCTTCCCCCGTCTTCCCCGAAGTAGCCTCGAGGATCACCCAGGAGGTTTCTAACCTGCTGGACCAAGAACCTCCCCCATCCCCCCTTTAACCTCCTGGGAGAGGTAAGGACCAGGGCCTCGGGCACGTACCTGACCCTCCCCATCCGCCTAAGCTTCCAACCCAAAAGCACATCCTCCCGGGCCTCCACCTCCGGAAACCCTCCCACCCTCAAGGCGGCCTCCTTTAAGAACATCATGTTGGCCCCAGCTAGGTTGGGTTTTCCCAGCAAGGCCATAAAGTTTAGAAAAGCGCGATAGCCCCACTCGGAAACCCAAGCCGTCCAGGGAGAGACCCCATAGAAGCGCAAGGGACCATAGAGGGCCACCGCGTCTTGCGCATTTCGGGCTAGGCTCTGAAGCCAGGTGGGGAGGGGAATGGAGTCGGCATCGGTCATGGCCACCCATTCCCCACGGGCGGCCAGAAGCCCCGCCTGGCGCGCATAGGCCACTCCCTTCTGGGGGCAGTACACCACCCGTACCCCAAAGGCCTCCGCCACCTCCCGGGTGCGGTCGGTGGAGGCATTGTCCACCACCACCACCTCAAAGGGTGGTAACGTCTGCGCCAAAACCGCCTGCAATGCCTTGGGCAAAAAGGCCTCCTCGTTGTGGGCGGGAATCACCACGCTGATGCGCACGGGTATACTTTAGCGTGTTTCGCTATCTGCCGTGGACCAGGGAGGGGCTCTTTGTTTTCCTGCGCCTGGTCCTAGCCGTAGGCCTCATGGAAGGGGTACGAAGCGGCTTCTTCGCCGGCCTCCTTCCCTTCTACGCCCCCGAGCACCTGGGGCTTGGCCCCGCCACCTTCACCCTGGCCTTTACCTTCCACCAGCTCTCCGAGAACCTATCGAAAACCGTTGGTGGGCTACTGGCGGAAAGGGTGGGGTTTGGCCGCACGGTCACCCTAGCGGCCTTCGCGGGCTTTCTGGCCCTTCTCCTCACCCCCAAAGCCCACGCCGGCTGGCTGCTTTGGGGGCTGGCCGTCCTGTGGGGCCTTACCATGTCCACCCTCTACCCTGGGCTCATGACCCTGGCCAGCCGCATCGCCGTGCCCGGACGGGAAGCGCGGGCCCTGTCCTTCACCCTGACCCTGGTGATGCCCTGGGTGGGCATCGGCCTGGTGGGGGTGGGACAGATAGCCCAAAAAGAACCCGAAGCCGCCCTCAACCTGCTCATCGCCACCCAAGGTCTGACCCTCCTCCTCGCCCTCAGCCTACTCCCCTTCCGCATCCCCATTCCCCCAAGGGCCCGGGAAACCTACCCCCTTAAGCGCCTTTTGCTGTTCCTCCCGGCCGCCTTCGGCCAGACCTTCGCTCCCGGTTTGGTTTCCCTCTTCATCCTGCGTTTTGCCAAGGAGGAACTGGCCCTCGAGCCCATCGCCCTGGGAGGGATTCTCCTCTTGGGCGGAGGCTTGGCCTTTGGCCTTTTGCCCCTTACCGGCCGGCAGGTGGACCGAAGGGGCTACCGCTTCGCCCTGGTGGGCGGGCTTCTCCTTTTGGCCCTGGTGATGGCCCGCCTGGCCTTCACTCCCAGCCTGGCCGAGCTTGCCCTGCTGGCTGCCTTGGGAGGCTTAGGCTTCAGCCTTTTCCTCCCCGGGTGGAATGGCTTCCTGGCCAGAAACCTACCCCAGGAAAACCGAGCCGCTGTATGGGGAGGGCTGATGACCGTGGAGGGGCTAGGGGTGGCCTTGGGACCTGCGGTGGGGGGTCTTTTGTGGGAAACCATGGGTATTAGGGCACCCTTTCTCGCAGGTAGCACCATCTTCTTACTTCTCAGTCTCCTTTACGCTATTCTCTTTTGGAGGATGCGGTGGAACTGATCCTGGGCTTGATTCTCCTCCTCTACGGGCTCTCCGACCTCCTCTTCCGCTTCCTTGGCCTGGGGGCCTACGCCCACGCCTCGAGGCGCACCCCCAAGGTGGCCCTAACCTTTGACGACGGCCCCTCGGAGAAGACGGAGGCCCTCTTGGCGCTTTTGCGCCAGCACGGGGTCAAGGCCACCTTTTTCCTGACCGGGGAACGGGCCAAGGCCCGGCCGGACCTGGTGGAGGCCATAAGGCGGGAAGGCCACCAGGTGGAGGACCATGGCGAGTGGCACCAGGCCTGGAAGCTTCTGTTGCCCTGGGTGGAATGGGAACACATGCGCCGAAACCCTGGCCGCTACTACCGGCCTCCCCATGGGCTTCACACCCCCTTTACCCGGTTGTTTGCCCGCAGGCTCGGCAAACGGGTGGCGCTTTGGGACCTGGAAAGCAAGGACTGGCTGGACCTTCCCCCTGAGGCCCTTGCGGAAAGGCTTCTTTACTACCTGCGCCCAGGGTCCATAGTGCTCCTCCACGACGGGCCGGAGCGAACCCTTAAGCTCTTAGAGCGAGCGCTTCCGGAGATCCTACGCCTGGGTTACCAACCCGTCACCCTGGACAGCCTTGCCCCCTTTCCCCTGACCCCGAGGCTCGCCCTCATCCGGGGACTCCAGGGATTTGAGGAACGCTTTAACGCAAGGCATCGGGTGGCCCGGGTGGGCTACGGCCCCTTTGACCTCTTCCGGGTGGAGAAAAAGCCTTTTCCCGGGCCCAACCTCCCCGCACTACCCCGGGGCACCCCTGCCCTTGAGATCCATCTGGAAAGCCAGCGGAGCATGGAGCTTTCCACGTTTGAAGCCATCCGATACGTGCGAGAAAGCCTGAAGAAGTTGGCGGAAGAGGTGGCCCAAGACCCCGAGGTGCGCTTGGTCTACGGCTACAGCTACCTGGCCCAGGGAGCCAGGCTCTTTGGCTTCCACACCCATCCCCTTCCCCCATGGCCCCGTTTGGTGGCTACCCTGAGCAGCGCCTGGTTCCTTTGGCTGTACCGAGGGGAGCTTCCCCAGCCCGACCGCTCCTGGGCCCAGCTGGCCTACCTCAGCCGGGAGGAGCTTTTAAGGCGATTCCCACCGTCCACTCCCGCTTACCCTCAGCAGGTACCCGGTGAAGGGCAAACCCCGCCTCCTTAAGGGCCCGGCGGAAGGCCCCCTGGGCAGAGTAGGTGGCAAGCCTCCCGCCACGCCGCAAAGCCCGACAAAGCTTTTGCAGCACAGGAAAGGACCAAGGCTCCGGGTTCACCCGGGGGCTAAAGGGGTCCAGGTAAACCGCGGTGGCCCAGTTCTGGGGAAGTCCCACCTCCTCCACCTTGCCAAAAAGGATGCGAAGCTCACCCCATGGGCCCTGGAAACGCTCTAGCGGCCACACCTTAAGGATCCCCGCCATCACCGCCTCCGCCCGGGGAAGGGGTAAGGGGATCTGGGCCAGGAGCTCTTTTGGCAGAGGTTCCTTCTCCACCGCCACGTAGCGGAGGTAGACCCCCCGTTGCAGGGCGCTTTCCAGGGTGGTGCGGAAGTTCACCAAAAGTCCTAGGCCCACCTCGAGGACCCTAGGGGCCGGATGGAGGTGGGTGAGGGTCTTCTCTAGGTAAAGCCGGCGGGCCTGGAGCAAGGCTCCCTGCCTTGGATGGTAGGCTTCCCCGTACCCCGGATGGAAGAGGGTTGGGGTTCCGTCCTGGGTGAGGATGGGCTCCACTCCCGTAGAATAGCCCCCATGGAGCTCACCCTTCTGGACAAGCTCTCAGGAACCCTGGCCAACGCCGCCACCGTGACCCTGGGCACAGGACTCGGCCTCTTGCTCCGGGGCCGGCTCCCCGAACGCATGGCCCGCATCATGGTCCAGGGGGTGGGGCTCACCACCCTTTTCATCGGGTTCTCCATGGCAGGGGCCCTGGGAAAGGCCAAGGGCGGGGCCATAGACGGCGTGATCCTCGGGCTCATCGCCTTGGTGCTGGGAGGGCTCCTTGGGGAGTGGTGGCGGATCGAGGAGGCCCTCGAGGGCATTGGGGAGAAGATCAAGCGGGCGGTAAGGGGCGGGGGAAGCTTCACCGAGGGCTTCGTGGCGGCAAGCCTTCTCTTTTGCGTGGGCCCTATGACCCTTCTGGGCTCCATCCAGAACGGCTTGACCGGGGATCCCAGCATCCTTCTCCTCAAGGCCACCCTGGATGGCCTCTCCGCCATCGCCCTCACCAGCTCCTTTGGCATAGGTGTGGGGTTTAGCGTGCTGGTCATCCTCGGCTACCAGGGGGGTATCGCCCTTTTGGCCGGCACCCTGAGCCAGGTTCTCCCCGACCCCGCCCACGACCCCCGGGTCCTCCTCGTGACCGGGGTGGGAGGCCTGATGGTCCTCGGGGTGGGGATCAACCTCCTGGGCCTCACCAAGGTGCGGGTGGGCTCCTTCCTTCCCGCCCTCCTCCTGGCCCCCCTGGTCTATGCTTTGGCCAGCTGGCTTTCGTAGGGCTTCCCGAGGGTAAAATGCGGGACATGGAGCTATCCCCGGAGCTCTTACGCAAGCTGGAAGGCCTTGCCAAGATCCGGCTTTCCCCCGAGGAGGAGGCCTTGCTGTTAGAGGATCTCAAGCGGATCCTGGAGTTCGTGGACGCCCTTCCCCACGTGGAAGAAGCCGGGGAGGAGGAAGCCCAGGGCCGTCTAAGGGAGGATGAACCCCTTCCCTCCCTTTCCCAGGAAGAGGCCCTAAAGGCGGCCCCAGAGGCCGAAGAGGGGTTTTTCCGGGTACCCAAGGTGCTGGAGTGACCATGGTGGACCTCAAGCACCTCCGCCGCAACCCCGAGGTCTATCGGGAAGCCATCCGCCTGAAGGGGGTGGCCTTGGATTTGGATGCCCTTCTGGCCCTGGACGCCGAGGTGCAGG
It encodes the following:
- the gatC gene encoding Asp-tRNA(Asn)/Glu-tRNA(Gln) amidotransferase subunit GatC codes for the protein MELSPELLRKLEGLAKIRLSPEEEALLLEDLKRILEFVDALPHVEEAGEEEAQGRLREDEPLPSLSQEEALKAAPEAEEGFFRVPKVLE
- a CDS encoding glycosyltransferase produces the protein MRISVVIPAHNEEAFLPKALQAVLAQTLPPFEVVVVDNASTDRTREVAEAFGVRVVYCPQKGVAYARQAGLLAARGEWVAMTDADSIPLPTWLQSLARNAQDAVALYGPLRFYGVSPWTAWVSEWGYRAFLNFMALLGKPNLAGANMMFLKEAALRVGGFPEVEAREDVLLGWKLRRMGRVRYVPEALVLTSPRRLKGGWGRFLVQQVRNLLGDPRGYFGEDGGRER
- a CDS encoding glycosyltransferase family 4 protein — its product is MRLYRVGLFTDVYFPNPNGVTTSVYLLLRELRRMGHEAWVVAPHHPEAPDREEGVVRVPSVAYPFYEGQQIALPSSRHLPTEFEIIHTHTPLTLGVWGLRIARNKELPHVSTFHTHYEKYAHYVPGLAILDKYTGIIPRLAKAFYNRVEVVIAPTEPVKRLAEGYGIQRPIRVIPTGIDNRILEEAPLPSPSPWPEGKRRLITVGRLGKEKSFGVVLRAVAEMAREEEVFLVHIGEGPELEPLKRLAETLGIGNRVRFLGTVPYRYIGGYYRMAELFLFASETETQGLVIWEAQAMGVPVVAVGAEGVLEGVVDSQTGYLVAPKDFQALAAKALELLKDEEKRRRFSLEARAWAMERSAERIAEKIVAVYDEANEILRVEPRRLIFPFPRLPRSSLEDHPGGF
- the mfd gene encoding transcription-repair coupling factor produces the protein MEIALDRYYGHRLAVPQVVAALLFARERPPALLLAPEERLRRYRDLGAFGVPVYVNPGLEAWEERALFVMGYEEALAPFPEDPSAWRLVLEVGRSYPRGELLDRLLRMGYARDEDYRVLGEVVEFSGVRLEFFGDELERLLVEGEERRRHILLPKPGKAEAFTSKKLLHFPGPVYLDTPALAPKEIWPLLEGRQVVALGGGVELSPLDLAVRPLTPYRGSLKALEKDLARWLGEGRRVSLFVAHGRTLDYLKRRLAPFRPRVLERYPGPRGELSLLQGAFEGGAEWEEEVLLTEALIFATGAVRARLRAGEGITDPGALSPGDFLIHPDHGVGQYLGLETREVLGVKRDYLVLRYKGEGKLYLPVDQLPLLKRHPGTTDDPPELSSLGKGEWQRLKEKARKDVEELAARLLVLQAKRKATPGRAYPPLPEWDPLIERGFPHQLTPDQKQALEEVLRDLEAPFPMDRLISGDVGFGKTEIALRAAHRVVGHGAQVAFLVPTTLLAEQHGRTFRERFAGLPVRIGVLSRFTPEGEEEAILKGLEAGTVDVVIGTHRLLGGDVRFKDLGLLIVDEEHRFGVAQKERIRELKAEVDTLYLSATPIPRTLYSALVGLKDLSSIKTPPPGRKPIRTFLAPFDPLLVREAILFELERGGKVFYVHDRVASIEARRRYLESLVPEARIGVVHGKMPEGLVEETMLLFAEGAYDVLLATTIIESGLDVAEANTILIERADRLGLATLYQLRGRVGRREVEAYAYLFHPPRLTEAAEKRLNAIADLSDLGSGHLLAEKDMEIRGVGNLLGPEQHGHIRALSLEVYTELLEEAIRKLRGEAGEERRHVTLDLGVSARLPAEYVPSLEGRSRYYGRLAGARSLAEISRIARELKDRYGPLPEEAENLLALARLRLVAERKGVVSITEDLTHLQVTFPRWPLDYDARGLKGLPFRVELTQYPPGFRLEKKGLKPRDYPEALLQALYLFADA
- the mnmD gene encoding tRNA (5-methylaminomethyl-2-thiouridine)(34)-methyltransferase MnmD → MEPILTQDGTPTLFHPGYGEAYHPRQGALLQARRLYLEKTLTHLHPAPRVLEVGLGLLVNFRTTLESALQRGVYLRYVAVEKEPLPKELLAQIPLPLPRAEAVMAGILKVWPLERFQGPWGELRILFGKVEEVGLPQNWATAVYLDPFSPRVNPEPWSFPVLQKLCRALRRGGRLATYSAQGAFRRALKEAGFALHRVPAEGKREWTVGIALKAPPG
- a CDS encoding MFS transporter, with product MFRYLPWTREGLFVFLRLVLAVGLMEGVRSGFFAGLLPFYAPEHLGLGPATFTLAFTFHQLSENLSKTVGGLLAERVGFGRTVTLAAFAGFLALLLTPKAHAGWLLWGLAVLWGLTMSTLYPGLMTLASRIAVPGREARALSFTLTLVMPWVGIGLVGVGQIAQKEPEAALNLLIATQGLTLLLALSLLPFRIPIPPRARETYPLKRLLLFLPAAFGQTFAPGLVSLFILRFAKEELALEPIALGGILLLGGGLAFGLLPLTGRQVDRRGYRFALVGGLLLLALVMARLAFTPSLAELALLAALGGLGFSLFLPGWNGFLARNLPQENRAAVWGGLMTVEGLGVALGPAVGGLLWETMGIRAPFLAGSTIFLLLSLLYAILFWRMRWN
- a CDS encoding lipid-A-disaccharide synthase-related protein, with the translated sequence MKVLFVSNGPTEDAIGARIAQELGHETLALPLVGKGKAYKSVAREILGPRQEMPSGGFIFGSWQNLMKDLRAGFLGMTLRQWQTARSTRGDAVVAVGDAYALTVALWAAKGSPVYHINPLVSAYYLEGRPFWELILDWGGSDFTPYERFLLRSVKAVFVRDQKSLMRLKNLGISHAYWYGSFAMDLLPPPERDLAPLLGNDPLLALLPGTRGDEQFSLPLMLEASRHIPLTPVVAWAKPWEALPPLPGWQIDREDPGSLRLTKEGKTVWILRGAFSAILHRSRIAFATAGTASEQAAGLGVPVVSFPTPGPQYTKAFARRQKWLLGPALRLVEPDPYRLAAEGLLLLNSKQVYTQASQAGKTRIGPPGGILGAANHIRKSLGG
- a CDS encoding DUF554 domain-containing protein, giving the protein MELTLLDKLSGTLANAATVTLGTGLGLLLRGRLPERMARIMVQGVGLTTLFIGFSMAGALGKAKGGAIDGVILGLIALVLGGLLGEWWRIEEALEGIGEKIKRAVRGGGSFTEGFVAASLLFCVGPMTLLGSIQNGLTGDPSILLLKATLDGLSAIALTSSFGIGVGFSVLVILGYQGGIALLAGTLSQVLPDPAHDPRVLLVTGVGGLMVLGVGINLLGLTKVRVGSFLPALLLAPLVYALASWLS
- a CDS encoding polysaccharide deacetylase family protein, whose translation is MELILGLILLLYGLSDLLFRFLGLGAYAHASRRTPKVALTFDDGPSEKTEALLALLRQHGVKATFFLTGERAKARPDLVEAIRREGHQVEDHGEWHQAWKLLLPWVEWEHMRRNPGRYYRPPHGLHTPFTRLFARRLGKRVALWDLESKDWLDLPPEALAERLLYYLRPGSIVLLHDGPERTLKLLERALPEILRLGYQPVTLDSLAPFPLTPRLALIRGLQGFEERFNARHRVARVGYGPFDLFRVEKKPFPGPNLPALPRGTPALEIHLESQRSMELSTFEAIRYVRESLKKLAEEVAQDPEVRLVYGYSYLAQGARLFGFHTHPLPPWPRLVATLSSAWFLWLYRGELPQPDRSWAQLAYLSREELLRRFPPSTPAYPQQVPGEGQTPPP
- a CDS encoding DegV family protein, whose translation is MELGLVTDTAADLSPRVLTEEAVGLVPIYVHLGGRRYKDWQELTPDALYQAMRAGAEPVTEPPGVEDFAEVYERYLQVYDRLLSLHVSGELSKTVERAREAALKVAPTRIRVVDSGMVSAGLGAMVLRAVEMLRKGAEEEAVVREWERLKRSSLYFSVADLSHLARNGRLPRFGEVVGNLLGLRPILRIEKGHIRFLKVAREGAVPEVLARLVLEELKGRPARITIAHTDAKGEWIEGLKKSLEGALRLEKGRITRSGATIAANVGLGALAVHAYSLE